In Zingiber officinale cultivar Zhangliang chromosome 3B, Zo_v1.1, whole genome shotgun sequence, a single window of DNA contains:
- the LOC122054667 gene encoding pentatricopeptide repeat-containing protein At1g06140, mitochondrial-like translates to MEPSQRKTPTATFVHLFKASSRTVTRLLEAQSRHSVALKASLFYDDGVRLGLLNIYAKCGFFDTACKLFDEMRNRNVLSWTILISSHSRVGKFEEGINVFAEMLADGVSPNCVSLSIVLKYCMDFVDLPKGKSIHGRALRNGIKFDVALQNSILDLYAKYGTLACTKNVFRLMREKDAILLNIMIGTYLRDGAVETAMPYSCLHPIKMIRVGTQSLIDKWSMVVV, encoded by the exons atgg AACCTAGCCAACGGAAGACCCCCACCGCtaccttcgtccacttgttcaaGGCATCCTCTAGAACCGTCACGCGCCTCCTCGAAGCTCAGAGTCGGCATTCCGTCGCACTCAAGGCTTCTCTTTTCTACGACGATGGAGTTCGTCTTGGCCTTCTGAATATCTACGCCAAATGCGGTTTCTTTGATACCGCCTGCAAGTTGTTCGACGAAATGCGAAATAGAAATGTTCTCTCGTGGACTATTCTTATATCCAGCCACTCTCGTGTTGGAAAATTTGAAGAAGGGATCAACGTTTTCGCCGAGATGCTTGCTGATGGGGTCTCGCCAAACTGCGTTAGCCTGTCTATCGTTCTGAAGTACTGCATGGACTTCGTTGATCTCCCAAAGGGAAAAAGCATACATGGGAGGGCATTGAGGAACGGGATTAAGTTTGATGTCGCTTTGCAGAACTCCATTCTTGATTTATATGCAAAATATGGCACCTTGGCTTGCACGAAAAATGTTTTCCGATTGATGAGGGAGAAGGATGCTATATTGTTGAATATTATGATCGGTACATACCTACGAGATGGAGCTGTTGAAACAGCCATGCCTTATTCATGCCTTCACCCAATCAAGATGATTCGAGTTGGAACACAATCATTAATTGACAAATGGAGCATGGTTGTGGTGTGA